One Thiocapsa bogorovii DNA segment encodes these proteins:
- a CDS encoding Ni/Fe hydrogenase subunit alpha: MSRTVTIEPVTRIEGHARITLQLGDAGEVEDAKFHLTQFRGFEKFCEGRPYREMPALTARTCGICPVSHVLASNKACDHLLSVSIPPTGEKLRRIINLAQLTQSHALSFFHLSSPDLLLGWDSDPVSRNIFGVMRQDPALAKDGIRLRQIGQTIIETLGGKKIHPTWVVPGGVSEPLTQEKRDAMLKLIPEGLEIAKRTYAFFKTLVPKFKDEANHFGSQPTMFLSLVSPKGHLEHYDGFLRLKDAQGRILEDMVPPHEYERLIGEAVEDFSYMKFPYYKPHGYPNGIYRVGPLARLNNVDACGTPYADVALAEFHMLQESGPIASSFHYHYARLVEIIYALEMMERLLKDPTILDARVRARARSNRYEGIGVAEAPRGILMHHYRIDDEGLITWVNLIIATGHNNLAMNQSIRQVADAYVDGNNLQEGMLNRVEAVIRCFDPCLSCASHAFGEMPLAIELKDATGRVVDTLRRG, from the coding sequence ATGAGCCGCACCGTTACCATCGAACCCGTCACCCGCATCGAGGGCCATGCCCGCATCACCCTGCAGCTCGGAGACGCCGGGGAGGTCGAAGACGCCAAGTTCCATCTCACCCAGTTTCGCGGCTTCGAGAAGTTCTGCGAGGGCCGGCCCTATCGGGAGATGCCCGCGCTGACCGCGCGAACCTGCGGCATCTGCCCGGTCAGCCATGTGCTGGCCTCCAACAAGGCGTGCGATCACCTGCTCTCGGTCAGCATCCCGCCGACCGGCGAAAAGTTGCGCCGCATCATCAACCTCGCGCAGCTCACCCAGTCGCACGCCTTATCGTTTTTTCATCTCTCCTCGCCGGACCTTTTGCTCGGTTGGGACTCGGATCCCGTCTCGCGGAACATCTTCGGCGTCATGCGCCAAGACCCGGCGCTGGCTAAGGACGGCATCCGTCTGCGCCAGATCGGCCAGACCATCATCGAGACCTTGGGCGGAAAGAAGATCCACCCTACCTGGGTCGTCCCCGGCGGGGTTAGCGAACCGTTGACGCAGGAGAAGCGCGACGCGATGCTCAAGCTGATCCCCGAGGGGCTGGAGATCGCCAAGCGCACCTACGCCTTCTTCAAGACGCTTGTGCCCAAGTTCAAGGACGAAGCAAACCACTTCGGCAGTCAGCCGACCATGTTCCTCAGCCTGGTGAGCCCCAAGGGCCACCTGGAACATTACGACGGCTTCCTGCGACTCAAGGATGCCCAAGGCCGCATCCTCGAAGACATGGTGCCGCCGCACGAATACGAGCGTCTGATCGGTGAGGCCGTCGAGGACTTCAGCTACATGAAGTTCCCCTACTACAAGCCGCACGGCTATCCCAATGGCATCTATCGGGTCGGACCCCTTGCACGTCTGAACAACGTCGATGCATGCGGAACACCTTATGCCGACGTGGCGCTCGCCGAATTCCACATGCTTCAAGAGTCCGGCCCGATCGCCAGCAGCTTCCACTATCACTATGCCCGACTGGTCGAGATCATCTACGCCCTCGAGATGATGGAACGTCTGCTCAAGGATCCGACCATCCTCGATGCACGCGTGCGAGCCCGCGCGCGGAGCAATCGCTACGAAGGGATCGGGGTCGCCGAGGCCCCGCGCGGGATCTTGATGCATCACTACCGCATCGACGACGAGGGCCTGATCACCTGGGTCAACCTCATCATCGCGACCGGGCACAACAACCTCGCCATGAACCAGAGCATCCGCCAGGTCGCCGACGCCTATGTCGACGGCAACAATCTCCAGGAGGGAATGCTCAATCGCGTCGAAGCGGTCATTCGCTGCTTCGACCCCTGCCTGTCTTGCGCCTCGCATGCCTTCGGCGAGATGCCGCTCGCCATCGAGCTCAAGGATGCGACGGGCCGCGTCGTCGACACACTCAGGCGCGGCTGA
- a CDS encoding hydrogenase maturation protease, producing MDQALKGRKVLIIGYGSPIRGDDAIGPLVADRLQAEGMPEGVEVVSRHILTAELVADLVEHDRVIFLDAAVDGTPGEVRCRSLAPDASAMSTMAHFLDPRELLAWCETLYDKVPETFLVSACGSAFDYSNYVLTPTAEAAIEPMLDWVRRLIDTNAPTSTDQVQATSSRETGTQAPLQAR from the coding sequence ATGGATCAGGCATTGAAGGGCCGGAAGGTCTTGATCATCGGCTACGGCAGCCCGATCCGCGGAGACGATGCAATCGGACCACTGGTCGCGGATCGGTTGCAGGCCGAGGGCATGCCGGAAGGCGTGGAGGTGGTCTCGCGCCACATCCTCACCGCCGAGCTGGTCGCCGACTTGGTGGAGCACGACCGCGTCATCTTTCTCGATGCCGCAGTCGACGGAACGCCGGGCGAGGTCCGCTGCCGATCACTTGCCCCCGACGCCAGCGCCATGTCGACCATGGCGCATTTCCTCGATCCTCGCGAGCTCCTCGCCTGGTGCGAGACACTCTACGACAAGGTCCCCGAGACCTTCCTCGTCTCGGCGTGCGGAAGCGCGTTCGACTATTCCAACTACGTGCTGACACCGACCGCCGAAGCGGCGATCGAGCCCATGCTGGATTGGGTGCGGCGGCTGATCGACACGAACGCACCCACCTCGACGGATCAGGTTCAGGCCACATCGTCACGCGAAACAGGTACGCAGGCCCCGCTTCAGGCCCGATAG